In Catharus ustulatus isolate bCatUst1 chromosome 27, bCatUst1.pri.v2, whole genome shotgun sequence, the DNA window TTTCCAGTGGGATCCTGTCCTGACATTTCCAAAAGGATTCCACATCAACATTCCCAATGGGATCCTCCCCTGACATTCCCAATGGGATTCTGCTCCCAATGTTCCCAATAGGATGTTCCCCACAGGATCCCACCCCGACATTCCCAATGGGATCCTGCCCTCAATGTTCCCAGTGGATCCTACCCTGACATTTCCAAAAGGATCCCACCTCAACATTCCCAATGGGATCCCACCCTGACATTCCCAATGGGTTCCTGCCCCGACATTCCCAATGGGATTCTGCCCTGAAATTCCCAATGGGATCCTGCCCTGATATTCCCAACACAATCCCACTCTGACATTCCCCACAAGATCCCACCCCACATTCCCTACGGGATCCCTCTCCTGTCTCATGgcccctctctcctctctcctctcctctccccagcccgCAGCCCCGTGCGGGGCCCGGCCGCCGGCGCCGCCTTCCACCGCTCCACCGAGGACCTGCGGATGCGGCAGAGCGCCAGCTACGGCCGCCTGCGTGAGTGGGGGACACCGACCGGAACATCCCTGGAAAAACAAATTCCATGGGAAAACAAATTCCATGGGGAAAATTCCCAGTTGCAGAGGTGGAGTGGGAGGTTGAAATGAGGGCCCACCACGGCCACTGTCCCAGAAGCGCAGCACGGAGCTCGGGATGAGCGCGGGTGCTGGTGTAGCTCAAAATCCTTAGGGtggaggaaaaaattccttgaaATCTTTAGGGAGGGAAGGAATGGAGCTTGGAAGAGCACGGGAATCCTAAAAGATTTCTTGGCTGGGAGAGACCAGGTGGGAAATCCCATCCGAACCtgggagctgggtttgtgcagcTGAAACTGGAAATGTTCCCATTTCTGGAGTTTTGGGATCATTAGGGTTCGAAAAGAACCCATGGAAAAGATCACAGAagaccagcactgccaccatgTCCCCAGAATGTCCCAAGTGCGACATCCAGAGGGTTTCTggacccttccagggatggagattcCATCACTGTCCCGTGCCAGCCTTTCCATCCTTTcagagaaggaattttccctaaTTCCCGGggtttcccagcactgctgctgctttgcaagccCGAATACCATtgacaatattttatttctttgcacgAATTCTCCCCACTGAGTTTTCTCCTGGCACCAGGGGTGGCTTTTCCTCacattccctcccttccctgcaccaGGTCACGCCCAGAGCCGGAGCATGAACGACATCTCGGACACACCGAGCACTGACCAGGTACCCATCCCAAAACCCTGCTGGGAGGATGTCCCAACGCGatccctgctgggctctggggatgttCGGGTCCGTGTGAGCCTTGGCTGGGTCGATACCGGCACAAATTCCTAATTAGGGGAGTTAGGGGCTGTGTTGATCcctggggatccatggggaagCTGCCCCAGGTCTCAGCATGGAATTAGGGATGAGCCAGGAGTTTGGAGCAGCTCAAATCCATCAGGGTGGGGTAAAAACTCCTTTCAGATCTTCAGGGAGGACAGGAAAGGTACTCAGAAGTGCAGGAATCCCAAGGGATTGGCTGGGACAGGGCGGTAAATCCCAGCTGAGCTCTTGGGGCTGTGCTCAAGGATTCAGCTCTGGAGATGAGGGGTTGGAAATTGCGGTGGGATCTGCTTTTCCTGGGGGTCTCTCAATGCAAAGGTCAGCTGAGAGGCCATGGGTGGCTTTTCCTTCTGGAATGGCTTTTAGggaaacagctccagctctggcaggtcccagggatgggatggatcaGCAGGATTTTGTCCTGCCCCCATCCCAGACTTTTTTTGGGAATGGTTCATTGTATgagctttgctttgtttctgttcaTGATTTCATTGTAAACCAAAGGTAGAATCACCAACCCTGTGGGTTTTTAGGGGATGGaacgggacgggacgggatgggatgggatggaatgcgatgggatgcgatgggatgggataacaagttgttttgaatttttaggGAACGGGATAACAACTTGCTTTGGGTTTTAGGAAATGAGATGGGATAACTTGctttggatttttagggaatgggatgggataataGCTTGCTCTGGGTTTTttagggaatgggatgggataacaACTTGCTTTTCCCCCAGGATGTCCTTGCTGGGTTACCTGGAGTGATGCACTTTAGTGCAAGtcaaaatacaataaataatgTTTGATTTCCTCTGATTTCATGGATGGAAATCCACGTACTGCTGGGAGcctcaggacagggacaccacaAAGGTTTCCAGACCACCTCCTGAAATGAATCCATCCCAGTTCCCGCTCAGGAACCCCAAATATCCCCTCCAGCAATGGGGTTCGGAGGGTTAATCCCAAAATATGCAAAGCATTTAGGTTTAATCGCCCTATTAGGCCCACTACAAAGGGACTTTTTAAGTGTTACATGAAGCTTAGTGGCCACTGGTAACTCCTGCTCTtattccagagctgctggaggagttgctttattattatgattttttttttttccatttggattTAAAAGATTAGGACGGGGCGAGGCGGCTGCCCGGCTCACATGCCTCCCCTCATGCTGCCATATAGATTATCATAACTCCCTGCCTGGCTTGGTATTGAACCCTTTTAGGCTTGTATTGAACAGAGCTGCGGGGGAGAGGAGACCTGGGGAATAAATCCATGGATGAGGTTTTCCTACTCCCATTATTTGTTTGAGCTCCCAGAACGGGGTTGGGAGGAACGAGATGTGAAAacctccccccaccccatgcagggctggaggggctgcaaaTAAACTCCAAAAATGGAACAAACCAGTTCCACCATCCCTGGGGTTTGGCTCGGGTTTCCATGGGAGGAATTTCAGGGAGTTTTCCTTGAGGAGAACCCAGGAGAGCAAAACCAAACGTTGCTGATTGGgttgcagagccctggggatgcAGTTTAGAGCCAGTCTCACTTTTAgccacatttctgaaaaaatttgGCTTTGTGAATTTTTCCTGCCTGACTCCTAGGTGTGACTCCTCAGTCCCCACATCTGGGAGTTCTGAGACAACCAGAGGGGAAATCTTGGAGCCTGAGGCTTCAActttggtggaaaaaaaaggggggggaaagCCAAATTTTGGCAACCACTCCTTTGCTTGATCTTGTCTTTCCCACCAGCTGAAGAACAAGTTCATCAAGAAGATCCCCAAGGACGCCGAGGCCTCCAACGTGCTGGTGGGGGAGGTGGAGTTCCTGGAGAAGCCCTTCGTGGCCTTCGTGCGGCTGCTCCAGGCCACCATGCTGGGCGGGGTGACAGAGGTGCCCGTCCCCACCAGGTGAGCGCCGTCCCCTGGGGGCTGGGCAGCCTGATGGCATCACAGCGCCAAGGCCACCAACGTGGtgcctttccctccccagaTTCCTCTTCATTCTCCTGGGTCCAGCGGGAAAAGCCAAGTCCTACAACGAGATCGGCAGGGCCATCGCCACTCTCATGGTGGACGATGTAAGTAGTGGCCATCCCTGGCCCTTGCTGGGGCTAACAACCGACCAAAACCCAGCGATTTCCACCCTATCACCCCCAAAATTGAGATTTAAACCCCCTGGAGGCCATGGCCAGGCTGACCCCGGTCCCATGCCCACCCCCAGCTCTTCAGCGACGTTGCCTACAAAGCCCGGGACAGGGAGGATCTGATCGCCGGCATCGATGAGTTCCTGGACGAGGTCATCGTCCTCCCGCCCGGCGAGTGGGACCCCAACATTCGGATTGAGCCTCCCAAAAAAGTGCCCTCAGCTGAGAAGAGGTGGGTGGGGCCCATGGGGCTGGACCCAGGCTTGTGGCCACTCCCTTGTGTCCAGGTCAGGGAGACAAGAACCTCCCGACTTTGGAAATGCTGGATTTGCAGTAGGTTTTGTTCCAGGTCAGGTTGGAGCCATTTCCACTCTCCTGGAACAACTTTTAGTGGTAGGTGACCCTGTCGGGGGCAGGAGTTGAATTGGATGATCcttgaggtccctcccaaccccgCCCATCACACAACTCCACGAATTGAGCAAACTCAGCTCTGGATCTGTCCTAAAGCGTTCCAAAACCCAGCTCTGGATCTgtccaaattcaccccaaaacccacgCTCAGTGCAGGCTTAGAGCTTCACCAGAGCCTTGGCAATGGTCCTAACACTGGGACTCGGCGGTGCCGATCCGGCGATGCCAATCCAGCGGTGCCGGTCGGCTGGTGCCGATCCAGCGGTGTCAATCCAGCTGTGCCAATCCAGCAGTGTCAATCCGGCAGTGCTGATCTGGCAATGCCAATCTGGCGGCACCGATCCGGTGGTGCCGATCTGGCGGAGCCAATCCGACGCGGTGGTGCCGGAGCGGATCTGAGGTGGTGCCGGTGTCCTGCAGGAAGTCGGTGTTCTCGCTGAACGAGGTGGGGCAGATGAACGGTGCCGCTGGCGGGGCAGGCGCTGGgggtggtggcggcggcggcagcgacGATGGGGAGATGCCTGAAGTCCACGAGATTGGGGAGGAGCTGGCCTGGACCGGCAGGTGAGCAAGGAGCCGCCCCCAAAACCTCCAGAGAGTGCCAGGATCCGTCAGCCTCTCCTACGGGCTcatcctggggtgtcctgggacGCGGAGGGAGGAAATCCTGGTGGGAACAGGTTTTTGTCAGCACCAGGAcaatttctgtgtatttatataaaattgtGGTTTTGTATCAATAATTATAAATCTCCCAActggccagagcagctgtggctgcccctggatccctggaagtgtctaaggccaggctggagcagcttggGACAATGGGAcgtgtccctgccatggcagggatgggatgggatgggatgggatgggatgggatgggatgggatgggatgggatgggatgggatgggatgggatgggatgggatgggatgggatttaaggtgtctcccaacccaaactgcTCCAGGATTCCATGACTCTGTTCTGGTGGAAGTCACCAGATCCTCGGCGGTGTCTCCGCAGGTTTTGCGGTGGCCTCTACCTGGATATCAAGAGGAAGCTGCCCTGGTTCCCGAGCGACTTCTATGAGGGTTTCCATATCCAGTCCATCTCCGCCATCCTCTTCATCTATCTGGGCTGCATCACCAACGCCATCACCTTcggggggctgctgggggacGCCACCGACAACTACCAGGTGTGGTCTGAGGTGTCACCAGTTTGGGGACAAgaggatggggtgggatgggatgggatgggatggaatgggatgggatgggtttaCCCTACTTGTGCCATGCCAAGCTTCTGGGGGTGGACATTCACTGCCAGGTAGGActggcagccctgggatgctggAATCCCCTCCATGGCTatgccagcagcagtgctggtccCAACCATCCCGGGTGGGCCCAAGCCAAGGCCCCTCAGCCCCATATTGGGGGATCCATGGGGCCATGGCATGGCCTGGCACCCCCATAACgctgcctctgctccatccccaggggGTCATGGAGAGCTTCCTGGGCACGGCCATGGCCGGCTCCATGTTCTGCCTCTTCGCTGGGCAGCCCCTCATCATCCTCAGCAGCACTGGCCCCATCCTCATCTTTGAGAAGCTGCTCTTCGACTTCAGCAAGTGAGTGCTGGGCCACCCCAGGGGACAACAGGGCCTGTCCCCACGGGGGTGGGAtgtgtccccagcacctggCCACCCTCACAGGACTGCGTGTCCCCTCTTCCAGAGGCAATGGGATCGACTACATGGAATTCCGCCTGTGGATTGGGCTGCACTCGGCCCTGCAGTGCCTTATCCTGGTGGCAACCGATGCCAGCTTCATTATAAAGTACATCACGCGCTTCACCGAGGAGGGCTTCTCCACCCTCATCAGCTTCATCTTCATCTACGACGCCATCAAGAAGATGATTGGGGCCTTCAAGTACTATCCCATCAACTCTGACTTCAAGCCCGACTATGTGACCATGTACAAGTGCGAGTGCGTCGCCCCCGACCCAGGTGAGTTCATCCCGGGGCCGCctgggcaggagccaggggtgggagggagggtcCCAGCCTGGATGAATCCCACGGATCGCTGGCCTAGGAtgtggcaggaggcagctgcctgGGGTGGAGAgacctcatcctcatcatcctcctctGAGGGGGTTTGGAAGATGGAGGAAGAGCCTTGTCCCCCTTGGATGAAGGACTCGGTGCTTCCCGGGACACAGCAGATGGGGAGTTGGGAtgtcagcctggagcagccagacCTGGATGGATAAAAAGAAATATGGGGGGAAAAGGACATTTCAGGCTGTTTCTGACTGCTGCTGATGGAAACTGAATCTCCAGAAAACACCTGGAGTAGTTCTGTGCTCTCCGGTggctgggacaccccaggatgTCCCAGCTGGGTGTGGAAACCTCCATGGActgttcttcctcctctttttccacTCCTTTTCCAAAAGGAGAGGCCATCAGGCTCTGAGCAGATGGTCCTTCCATGGTTTTGCTCTTGGATAGACGCCCTGGATGATCCCAGATCTGAGTCATGGAGCCCGGACACTCCCGGGAGCAGAGATGGCTTTGGGCTCACGGCAGTGACCGCCTGCTCTCCCAGGAGCTGAATTTATGTCAAAAATCTAAattttggggagcagcagcagcagactgacaatggatgaagatgatgatggatgaagatgatgatggaTGCAGGTTATGGTGGATGAAGGTCACAGTGGATGAAGACAATGATGGATGAAGATGatggatgaagatgatgatgcgTGAAGGTGACGGTAGGAGAAGATGAAGATGGATGAAGATAATAATGGATGCAGGTCATGGTGGATGAAGATCACAGTGGATGAAGGTCATGGTGAAGTTGTGCCCATCTCCTTCCTTCAAGAAAAGCATCCCCAACCCCCACCCAACGCATTCCCACTGCCTCTGCCCCTCCAAGGAGAGCCCTGACCTGATGGGAACCACTGAGATTGGGCTGGATTCTGCATTTCCCCTCAATTCCTGCTCATCCACCCCTCCATGAGCACCGCGATCCCACCAAGATCcaagagcccagagcagcacccagaaccaacccagcccttcccaaacCGAGCCCCCCAAACCCGACCCGCGGAACCCCCGGAGCTGGAATTCCCCAACGGAACCGTGAGCACCCCCAGGATCTGCCCGGCGGCTCCCACGGGAGGAGCCTTCAGCCTCCAGGGAGGTCTCCCCCTTCTCCAAGCCCCCATCCCAAACAAACCCCGAGCAGCCGTGAGGCATCCGcaccccaattcccaatcccactccTCGCCCTGGCTGCCCAAGGCAACCGTGTCCACACCAGATTTAAAATTCCTCTAGAAATTATGTTTATTCTCCCCTCcatccttaatttttttttaattcccttttttttttaatccatgcTGATTTTTGATTATTATAACTGATTTGTCCCGTATTTGTCTCTGCTGCACACATCAATTGGGGCTGATTTCAATCTCAAGTGAGTATCACCTTCTAaatattaaaactattttaatatttgatacTCTTCCCCCACGGGGGGTTCCCTTcccttgttatttttttttcccatgtattTGACTTTTCTCTCTCTAAAAAGGTTTGTGTAGAGCCCTTAGGGTTCCTCTCTTTAATCCCACCGGTGCTGTGCCACCTTTAAAGGCATAGAAATCCCAAAAGAGGgctcacagaaaaagaaaaaggttgtggaggagaaaaatgagaacaaagcTGATGTTTTTAGGGCCGGGTTTGTTCCCCAGAGCTCGGTCCCggcagttttggggtctcagtcCTAACCCAGCTTCTCCTTCATTAATCCCCGGTGCCGGGGATGGAGGCGGCAGCCGAAATTCCCGCTTGGCGAAGAGGATGGAAGAGGGGGGCGGCAAAGCGGTGCTGGAATTCCcgaattcctgaattccctctTTTAGGGGCACCCTGAGAGAACCCAGgggtgctcctggagctgcGGAGCTGCGTCGCCTGAAGAGCCGAGGAGGAGAAGGTGCTGGGGGCTTGAAAAGATGGAATTTTGCACTGATGACACCAAAACACtccaaacaattaaaaaatatatataataatttcaaaagctgCAAATTTGGCATTATTTGGGTGccaaatcaacccaaaaaaaccccaggctGCTTGCCCAGCCTTCCACCCCCGTGGTTTTAAATCCACCCCACTCCTGGCGGCTTCCCTGGGAAGCTCCTGGAAATTTTAGGAACTGGGAAGCTCCTAAAAAATCCTCTCTGGCCCCGGAGGGAGAGGCTGCCGCGGGAGCTGCCGCGTCCTCCCCGGCGCGTGGGATTAATCAGGGAGAAGTCGCTGTGGGGTTAGAAAAGCgggatttccccccaaaatcccgggaTGCCGGTCCCTGCCGGGCTCAGCAGGTGAAGCCCAGCTGGTGAGAACGCCCAAAAGTTCCGTTTCAGCCCCAAAACCTCAATAACTGACTCCTTTCCCGCAGCCAACGCGACCTTGTTCGATGCTTCAGCTCCAGTGGCACCGAACACCACTAATGTTTCTCTGGTAAGAAATGGGATCTGCTCGTCCCagtgggaaatttgggatcgGGGAGGGCAGATCCGAGGGATTTCAGCACCCAGGGAGCGGGATGGGCCAGCTCAGAGTGAGGGAAACTCAAATTTGGGCTGGTCTGGGTTCCCAGCAGGACTCAGCAGCGCCAAATCCACgcttttcccccccaaaatttatACCAGCTCTGCGGTTTTCCTGCGGTTTTGGATatcccagtggcagcagctctggaaattcGCATTTCTTTGCGTGCTGAAATGGCTCAAACTGCTCTTCTTGGGAGTTTGACcaggaaatttccattttttgcaAGATGCAGTTGCTAAAAACACTTATTTTGTTCAATTCAGTTGtgaaatttcccttttcttgcaCAATGCGATCCTCAAAGCACAAAATTCGGGGGTTTGGACaggaaatttcccttttcttgcaCAATGCGATCCCTTAAGGTacaaatttgggggtttggacAGGaagtttccttctcttttcatgCTGCACCTTAAAAATACCAATTTTGCTCaatttgggctggaattccccctttccctgcacactgaaataatttcaaattttgctaattttgctttttttggggggtctccCGCCAGTCCAATGCTATCAACCTCACAGCTCTGGACTGGACCCAGCTGAGTAAGAAGGAATGTCTCAGATACGGCGGCAGCTTGGTGGGAAAATCCTGCAAATTCGTGCCTGACCTGGCCCTCATGTCCTTCATCCTCTTCTTCGGCACCTACTCCATGACTCTGACcctgaaaaaattcaaattcagcCGCTATTTCCCTACCAAGGTAAGGAAAGGACCAGGTTCTGCCAACCCCTTTCCCAAAAACAAGGGTAAACAGGAGCTACCAGGAGTGTTTGGTGGAGGTGAAGAACTCCAGGAAAATCAATCCCTGTTTTCAGCAGGTTTTGGGATCCTCCATGAGGTTCCTGATTTTTGCAGTTCTGTGAGGCTGTTGATGACATCCTCCTCTCCAAACTGGTGTTGGGTTAATAGGTGGACAATTAAAGGGTGGAAAATTAACAGGTGGACAATTAATGGATGAGGAATTTGTAGGATGATGGATGAGGAATTTCTGGGATGATGGATGAGGAATTTCTGGGATGATCCCACCCACAGGGCAGTGGTCACCGGCCCAGAGTCCGATGGACATCAGTGACCAGTGATGTCCAGGGGTCCCTCCTGGGGCCAGAGTTAATTAATGTGCTCATTAGTGACGGAATGAAGGGGTCAAGGGCACCCTCAGGAGGTTTGCAGGTGATACCAAGGGACAACCTCAAAGGATGGGGACGTCCAGAGGGACCTAGACAAGCTCCAGGAGATCTCACGGGGTTTGAGCATTCCGAGTGCTGGAGGTGCCCCTGGGATGGACCCAGGCTGGGAGGAAGGGATGGATCCAGCtgggagagggatttgggggtggctgagaggctggacatgaccccAGAGGTGCCCTGGGCTGAtccacagcctgggcagcagctccaggggattctgcagagctgggacctCACCTggaggatgtggagctgctgggggtgcTCTGGAGtcgggctgggagagctgggaatgttcacctggggaagggaaggatccagggagagctcagagccccttccagggcctggaggggctccaggagagctggggaggagctggggacaagggatggagggacaggacacagggaatggcttcccactgggaaaggggagatttaaatgggatttgggatggaatgagggtggggaggggctgggatggaattcccagagcagctgtggctgctcctggatccctggaatgtccaaggccaggttggagcagtctgggacagtgggaggttgtccctgccatggcaggggtggccctgggtgGGCCTTGAGATCccatccaacctaaaccattccaggattctctcCCTTGGCTCTCCCTATCCCAATAACCCAAATCCCAATAACGCCTCACCTGGTGGAGGAAAGGTGAGGAAATGTGGATTTCGGGGATTTGTTCCCAGGTTATTTGTGACTGAGTGGAGCTGGAAAGACCCCAAAGCAAGAGCAAACCTCTCCATCCCAATTCCCGTCCCACCCCATTaattcccttcccaccccattaattcccttcccaccccattAATTCCCTTCCCACCTCATTAATTCCCTTTCAACCCCGTTAATTCCTGTCCCACTCTGTTAATTTGCCTTCCCACTCCATTAATTCCTTTCCCACCCCATTAATCCCCCTTTCCATCCCaattcccttcccaccccattaattcccttcccaccccattAATTCCCTTCCAACCCCGTTAATTCCCGTCCCACCCCATTAATTTGCCTTCCCACTCCATTAATTCCTTTCCCACCCCATTTATCCCCCTTTCCATCCCaattcccttcccaccccattaattcccttcccaccccattAATTCCCTTCCAACCCCGTTAATTCCCGTCCCACCCCATTAATTCGCCTTCCCAGTCCATTAATTCCTTTCCCACCCCATTAATCCCCCTTTCCACCCCATTaattcccttcccaccccattAATCCCCCTTTCCACCCCATTAATTCACCTTCCCACCCCATTAATTCCCTTCCCACCCCGTTatctcccttcccaccccattAATTTCCTTCCAGCCTCATTAATTGCCCTTCCTAGTCCATTGACTGCCCTTTCCCACCCCATTAATTCCTTTTCCCACCACATTAATTGCCCTTCCCATCCCATgaattcccttccaaccctgtTATttgccctttccctccccattAATCCCCCTTTCCATCCCACTAATTCCCTTCCCACTCCATTAAttgccctttccctccccattAATCCCCCTTTCCACCCCACTAATTCCCTTCCCACTCCATTAATTGCCCTTTCCCACCCCATTaattcccttcccaccccattAATTCCCATTCCAACCCCGTTTCCCTGTCTTGCCTCCAGGTCAGGGCTTTCATTGCTGATTTTTCCAATGTCTTCTCCATCCTGATCTTCTGTGGAGTGGACGCCTGTTTCGGACTGGACACCCCCAAACTCCACATCCCCAGTATCATCAAGGTTCGgcctcctcccctctcctctcccctcccacgCTCTTTTTCTAGCTcctttccaggttttttttggggatatcGCAGCTCCAGGCACCTTCTGAAAAGCTACTTTGTCTTTTCTAACAATATTCTAATTTTCTgactttctttcctctctctatTTGttgttttcccctcctttttttgttgttttttcctccctttttggTTGTTGTTCCTCCccccatttcttttcttcaatttttttgtgtttttcctgcatttttcccctccccccttttttttttgttgttgtttttcctcctcgattttttcccctcctttttctgttgttttttacttcttttgtgggtaatttccctctctttttattgtttccccttccttttcttatttttcctcccctttttcttaatttccctcctcttttcattgtttttcctctctttttcctcctctttggtattgtttttcctttttcccccttttttccctctttttttgtttttcctctttttttgttgttttccctcctctttttaTTGGTTTTCCTATCTATCCactgttttccctcctttcttccctcaTTTCTATTGGTTTTactcaattttttgttttccctcctttattttttcttgtttttcctcctctttttgttcatttctttcccctttttattgtttttcctcatttactTATTATTtatcctccttttttcctctattttttgttgtttttccttttttctgttgtttttattctctcttcccccctttttttctccttttttgttgtatttcctcctttttttgtttttcctttttttgttttattttgttttccctccttttttaataattttcctcccttttttgccatttctcccccttttttctctctccccgTCTCGCCGGCAGCTCCGTAAGCTCATTAGCGATTTCTCAATCTTTATGTCCATACTAATGTTTGTGGGGCTGGATGTGCTTTTTGGACTCAACACCCCAAAGCTCCAAGTGCCCACCGATTTCAaggtaaaaaa includes these proteins:
- the SLC4A5 gene encoding electrogenic sodium bicarbonate cotransporter 4 isoform X3 — its product is METTPVSPAAERLRYILGEEDELPNPTLFTEMDTLQHDGDEMEWKESARWIKFEEKVEEGGERWSKPHVSTLSLHSLFELRTCLQTGTVLLDLDGYSLPQIIDDVIEKQIEDGLLKPELREKLSYVLLRKHRHQTKKPIHRSLADIGKSVSSNTARSPVRGPAAGAAFHRSTEDLRMRQSASYGRLRHAQSRSMNDISDTPSTDQLKNKFIKKIPKDAEASNVLVGEVEFLEKPFVAFVRLLQATMLGGVTEVPVPTRFLFILLGPAGKAKSYNEIGRAIATLMVDDLFSDVAYKARDREDLIAGIDEFLDEVIVLPPGEWDPNIRIEPPKKVPSAEKRKSVFSLNEVGQMNGAAGGAGAGGGGGGGSDDGEMPEVHEIGEELAWTGRFCGGLYLDIKRKLPWFPSDFYEGFHIQSISAILFIYLGCITNAITFGGLLGDATDNYQGVMESFLGTAMAGSMFCLFAGQPLIILSSTGPILIFEKLLFDFSKGNGIDYMEFRLWIGLHSALQCLILVATDASFIIKYITRFTEEGFSTLISFIFIYDAIKKMIGAFKYYPINSDFKPDYVTMYKCECVAPDPANATLFDASAPVAPNTTNVSLSNAINLTALDWTQLSKKECLRYGGSLVGKSCKFVPDLALMSFILFFGTYSMTLTLKKFKFSRYFPTKLRKLISDFSIFMSILMFVGLDVLFGLNTPKLQVPTDFKPTRVDRGWFVFPFGKNPWWVYLASALPALLVTILIFMDQQITAVIVNRKEHKLRKAAGYHLDLFWVGILMAVCSFMGLPWYVAATVISIAHIDSLKMETETSAPGEQPQFLGVREQRVTGIIVFVLTGISVFLAPILKYIPMPVLYGVFLYMGVASLNGIQFWDRCKLFLMPAKHQPDYVFLRHVPLRRIHLFTLVQIVCLAVLWILKSTVAAIIFPVMILALILVRRLLDFVFSQHDLAWIDNIIPEKEKKKEDDKKKKKKGNKGDSSSDEEERGPPPGALRSDSSPNGSDMDRSITLHLKISCPSSPAFNYSRNPICAVPQVKIEMESDYEDSDTEKAPRDVGSETTL